In Dermacentor variabilis isolate Ectoservices chromosome 11, ASM5094787v1, whole genome shotgun sequence, one genomic interval encodes:
- the LOC142564468 gene encoding uncharacterized protein LOC142564468 codes for MPVLDIDAEMVAKAFVSTWVSRFVCPSIVTTDRGQQFDCTLFTFLNRLLGAKHCCTTAYDPCASGIVEWLHRQLKAVLTGRLHWKHWVDHLFMVLLCLRTVLRCHFILRPNSSVVLPLRFPGDLGVTSDPSPKPLQYLQWLQDCIKKLRSVSPQSSGSQHLCAP; via the coding sequence ATGCCCGTACTGGACATCGATGCGGAAATGGTCGCCAAAGCCTTCGTTTCAACATGGGTTTCCCGCTTCGTCTGCCCAAGCATCGTCACCACTGATCGTGGCCAGCAATTTGACTGTACCCTGTTCACTTTCCTCAACCGCCTGCTTGGCGCTAAGCACTGCTGTACCACTGCATATGATCCATGTGCCAGCGGCATAGTTGAATGGCTGCACCGTCAGCTCAAGGCTGTCCTCACTGGGCGCCTGCATTGGAAGCACTGGGTCGACCACCTTTTTATGGTGCTTCTCTGCCTACGCACTGTACTTCGTTGCCACTTCATTCTCCGGCCGAACTCGTCTGTGGTGCTACCCCTGCGGTTTCCTGGCGACTTGGGCGTTACTTCTGACCCCTCGCCCAAGCCTCTGCAGTATCTTCAATGGCTACAGGACTGCATTAAGAAACTGCGATCCGTCTCACCTCAATCTTCGGGTTCACAGCATCTTTGTGCCCCCTGA